The genome window AAGCGTAGTAAAAAATCCCGCACACCGAAAAAAGCGCTGACGATTGAAGAGTTGGAAGTCCAATTCAAGCAAAGTATTGAAAGCGGCAATTTTCGCCAGGCGATCAGTGCCGCCCAGCGGCTGTGTGACCGTGATCATGAGCGTTATGAACCGCTGCTTTGCCGGGCGCACGTAGCTTTAGTGAAGGTTTTACTGGACAAGGGGAAGGTCTCCCAGGCCCGCGCCGCTTTCGCCCCGCTCAAGAAAATGTCTCCGGCGCCGGAGATTGATGATCTGGCTTTGCGCCTGGCCCGTGAAGGTGGTGATTTTGCCGGCGCCGCGGAGGTTGCCGCCCGCCTGCTGACTGCCGACGTCCAGGATGATGACGATCGTCTTCCAATGCTGCGGGCCGCCGATGTCCTGGTGCTGTCTTTTGCTGATTTTCCTTCGTGCCTGGCAGCCGAACATCCCGGCCCGGCAGCCGAATTGGCTCAGGTTCACCAGGCGTTGGCGCTGATCTGCGCTGAATCCTATGATGAAGCCCTGGCCGCGGTCGGCAACTTGGGTCGCCGTTCCCTTTTTGCCCACTGGCGCCTTTTCATCAAGGGTTTGGCAGCCTTCTATCGGGGTGAGGATGACAAAGCCGGGCAGGCTTTTGCCCGTTTGCCGGCGGATTCGTGGTTGGTTGACGCGGCGGCTCCTTTTCAGCTGCTCCTGTTGCCGGTTGATGATTCCCGTTGTCGGCAACTGGCGAAAGATGAATCGCGGCTGCGGGATGCCTGCCTGCTGGCCGGCCGGCCGGAGTTGGCCGATGTCCTCCCCCGGGCGAACTATCTCTGGATGACCGGTCGTCACCGGGATTCCTTTCGCTATCTGCGCCGTTCCCGGGCCGGGTTCCCGGCTGAAACGCCGGATGTCCAGGGCTCATTGACCCGCTTTTACTACAACGGCGGCTACCATCTTGAAGGTGAACAGCGTGATCAGTATCTTCATTTTCTGTACGATTTGTCCCGGAAAGAACAGGAAAAAAACAAGACGATTGTCTTGCAGGGTCTCAGATTGACGGCCCTGGATTGTGAAGTTGGTTGGGGGGAGGAAGAGGAGGCGGTTTTTTTCTGGCAGGAATTTATCCGGCGGTATCAGCATTTTTATGGTGAAAACCAGCTTCTCAACAGCCTGATCTATGCCCGTCTGGGAGAATTGTTTGCCCATGAGATCCCGGGGATGGAGACAAACCCTTTTCAGCTGCCGGGCTACCATGATGCCGAACCTGATGCCGGGGAAATCTTCGATCCTGAAATGGCGGAAAAGTATTTTTTGCTCAGTATCAAAGCGGATGACGGCAACAAAAAGGCCTGGCTGGATTTACTGGAAATGTACGTCGGCGCCGGCTGGAAATCCAAACGAAATCGTCTGCTGGATGATATTGTCAAGCGCTTTCCCGATGATAAAGATGCCCTGCTTAAAGCTGGTGCCGGCTGTTGGGAACGTGGGGCGCTGCACAAGGGCCGGAAATATTTTCGCCGGGCCCTGGACCTGGATCCGCTGGACAGCTTCACCCAGGCGAAATTTATCCTGCTGACAATCGTGCTGGCCCAGGATCAGGTACGCAAAGGACGATGGGAAAACTGCCGTTCACTTCTGGCTGAAGTTGAGGAAATTGCCCGGCCGGAGCTTGATGATTTCAATCGCGGACGTTCCTATCTGTTGGGACGCTGGTCGATTTTTTCCCTGGCGGCTGATAAAAAAGAGGAGGCCCGGGACTATTATCAGCGGGCTGTGGAGCAGGCCCCGAATCCCGACAAGTTCCTTTACTTTTACCGGTTGTATGCCCTGATCCAGGGATTTGATCTCCGTTCTTTCCCCTGGGTACAAAAAGTAGTAAAGAAGCAGTTTTCCGGGGTTTCTGTGGCCACCGCTATGGATTACCTGGAGGTTTATCAGTATTGTGGTCTTTTGCTGACTGCTGATGATGATGCCTGGCTGCCGGAAAAAGAGGGGAAGCAGCTGCAAAAAATACTGACGAAAGTGATGCCCCGGGCGGATGCCGGGCAGGTGGTCAAGGTGATGGAATATCTGTTACCTGAGTCCCTGGTTGACAAGCGCCTGGTTCGTGCCTGTCTGCGGCGCTTGCGAGCCATCGACGCCCACTCTCCCCATTATCTCTATTATCGTTTTCTGGTTGAAAAACAGGGAGCGGAGAAAATTCCCCGGGAAGAAGACGTTGTCCGCTTGCGAGAAATTCTTGCCGCCGCCGAAAAAAGGCAGGAGCAGCAGCTGGTTGACAAAATTAAAGATCTGCTGGTCAAGCTGGAGGCATTTTTGGCCCTGTTTGCGGAAATGAAGGAACGTATCGGCGAAGATTTTGCTGGCCCGGAGGATGAATATGTTCCCGAGGATGATCTGGATGAAGATGTCGGGGGTAATTGGGATATGCCCTTGCCGCCGGGAGCCAGTGAGCCACCGCCTTCCTGGGATACATCCCGCAGGCCTTCGTTATATCCCCAGGCGAAGAAAAAGGTTCAAGCATCCGAAGAAGCGGACGAGCTTTCGGAAGTTTCGAGTTTGTTTGATTTCTTAGATGATTAGTATGTGTATGGTTTACGGTATAAGGTGTAAGGTATACGGTTTACCTTTGAACATAGAACCTGATGGAGGAAAACCATGACCCCTTATGAGATTTTAGGTATTGATCTCCAGGCCGATGATCAGGCTGTCCGCCAGGCCTATCTGAAGCTGGTTCGGAGTTTCCCGCCGGATCGTCACCCGGAGCGGTTTCAGTTGATTCATGATGCCTACGAACTGCTGCGGGATGAGGAAAGCCGGATGCGTCATTACCTGTTTGACCTGGAGCCGGGCATGCCGCTGCCTTTCGCGGTTCTGCGGGAAAATCCAGCCATTGAAGAAGCCCGCGTGCCGCCGGATTTCAACCGATTACAGGAGTACCTTCGTCGATGGATGAGCCAGTGAAAAAAAAGGGTCGAAAAAAAAGGGGTCTGACCCCTTTTTTTCACTTTTTCAGTCGCGGATTACGATCTCTGTATGGTGAGAGTGAAAATATCACCGTTAAAACTTCCGAGGATGTCCCGGTTACCAAAGAAGTTAAAGAGGTTGACGAGATAACCGCTGGTATCGGCCGCGGCTCTGATGATGACGGATCCTCGATTCCGGACTGGCGGCGGCAGATTGAAGAACAATGTCAGTCCTGGTTGGATTCCCTCGAAGAAAAGCCGCCGATTGAGCCGGAAAAATTGCCACCAGAGGTGGATGTGGACCATCCGGACCTCTATGGCTTTTATGCTGAACTTTGTGCTGTTCGCCATGAATTTCGCAAACAATCCCGGCGAACGAATGATGGCCTGTCCCGCTTCGGTGGTGTCCTGGATGAATTTGAAGAGGTGATCAGCCGTTTGCAGGCCAGGTTGGATCAGGCTGATGAAGCGAAACGGCAGGCGGAGGATATGGAGGTGAAAAGGGCTGTTTTTCTGCCCCTGGTGGATTTATTCGATCGTTTTCAGCGACTGGAAAAGCGGCTGGCGGTGCCGCCGCCGATGGGATTTTTTGCCGTCGGCCGTCGTCGTCGGCAGGCCTGGGAAAATGTCGGTGATGGTTTTGCCATCCTCCGGGATCACTTTGCCGCCCTGTTGCGGCAAGCCGAAGTGGAACCGGTGCAGACCGTCGGTCAGGTCTTTGATCCCGGTTCCATGAAGGTGGTGGCGGTGGAAGAAACGGCTGCTGCTCCCGCGGATGTGGTGCTGGCGGAACTGGCGGCCGGTTACCGCTATCGGGGGTGGGTGTTGCGGCTGGCGGAAGTAAAGGTGGCTAAAAACAAAAAAAGTAACGAGAATAAATAAAAGGAAAATAAGAAATGGAACATATTATAGGTATTGACCTGGGAACCACCAATTCAGAGGTGGCGGTTATTGGCGATGGGCAGCCGCGGATTATCCCCATTGATGGGGAATCGATCATGCCCTCCTGTGTCGGTCTTGACGGCCGGGGAAAGCTGGTGGTCGGCCGGGAAGCGAAAAACCAGATGCTGTTGCGCCCGGATGAGACCATCCTTTCCATCAAGCGTCTCATGGGCGCCGACGAGTCGGTTTCCCTGGGTGAAAAGGAGTATAGCCCGGAAGAGATTTCCGCCCTTATCCTGGGGAAATTACGGGACGCGGCGGCAACTTTTCTGGAAGAAGAGATCAGCGCGGCGGTGATTACCGTTCCGGCCTATTTTGATGACCGGCAGCGAAAAGCGACCCGGAAGGCGGGAGAATTGGCCGGCCTTGAGGTGCGGCGAATTATTAATGAGCCGACGGCCGCGGCGTTGGCCTATGATATTGAAAAAAATGATAACCAGACAATTTTGGTTTATGATCTTGGCGGCGGAACTTTCGATGTTTCCCTGGTGGTGGTGGAAAACGGGGTAGTGGAAGTGAAGGCCAGCCACGGGGATACGAAGCTCGGCGGTGATGATTTTGACCGCCTGTTAATAGACCATGTGGCGGAAAAATTCCGGGAAAAATCCGGTATCGACCTCCGTACCGACAGCCAGGGATACAATCGCCTCTGGTCGGCGGTGGAAAGGGCCAAGCGGCAGCTCTCCGATCATCACTATGCCGAAATCAAAGAGGAATATATCAGCGATGAACACCATTTGATCGAGGAAATTTCCCGGTCGGACTACGAAGAAATGATCGAGCCGCTGCTGCGAAAAACCATGGACTGTGTCCACTCCTGCCTGCGGGATGCCGCCATGCTGCCCGGAGCCATTGACCGGGTTTTAATGGTAGGGGGATCAAGTCGAACACCTCTGGTTGCCGAGTTGTTTTCCCGGGAAATGCGAGCGGCAATCAATGATGAAATCAACCCGGAGCTGATTGTCGCTCTCGGAGCGGCGATCCAGGGCGGGGTGATGAGCGGCCTGCCGACAGCGGCGGTGCTGGTTGATATTACCCCCTATACTTTTGGGACCCGGGCCT of Pseudomonadota bacterium contains these proteins:
- the grpE gene encoding nucleotide exchange factor GrpE, yielding MDEPVKKKGRKKRGLTPFFHFFSRGLRSLYGESENITVKTSEDVPVTKEVKEVDEITAGIGRGSDDDGSSIPDWRRQIEEQCQSWLDSLEEKPPIEPEKLPPEVDVDHPDLYGFYAELCAVRHEFRKQSRRTNDGLSRFGGVLDEFEEVISRLQARLDQADEAKRQAEDMEVKRAVFLPLVDLFDRFQRLEKRLAVPPPMGFFAVGRRRRQAWENVGDGFAILRDHFAALLRQAEVEPVQTVGQVFDPGSMKVVAVEETAAAPADVVLAELAAGYRYRGWVLRLAEVKVAKNKKSNENK
- a CDS encoding J domain-containing protein, with protein sequence MTPYEILGIDLQADDQAVRQAYLKLVRSFPPDRHPERFQLIHDAYELLRDEESRMRHYLFDLEPGMPLPFAVLRENPAIEEARVPPDFNRLQEYLRRWMSQ
- a CDS encoding Hsp70 family protein produces the protein MEHIIGIDLGTTNSEVAVIGDGQPRIIPIDGESIMPSCVGLDGRGKLVVGREAKNQMLLRPDETILSIKRLMGADESVSLGEKEYSPEEISALILGKLRDAAATFLEEEISAAVITVPAYFDDRQRKATRKAGELAGLEVRRIINEPTAAALAYDIEKNDNQTILVYDLGGGTFDVSLVVVENGVVEVKASHGDTKLGGDDFDRLLIDHVAEKFREKSGIDLRTDSQGYNRLWSAVERAKRQLSDHHYAEIKEEYISDEHHLIEEISRSDYEEMIEPLLRKTMDCVHSCLRDAAMLPGAIDRVLMVGGSSRTPLVAELFSREMRAAINDEINPELIVALGAAIQGGVMSGLPTAAVLVDITPYTFGTRAFGEFQGSFSQNCYCPVIKRNTPLPAARSERFATMVDNQEKIDIRVYQGEEPLVSDNTFVGNFQVDSLSAVPAGNEIILTMRLDLDGILAVTASEKSTGLAKTVRMETAVVDGLQRSVDSLSVVDSAVGGGEDGDDKIEEMAGDAEAQEAVDLARELRRRAAKLRSIADETDAAEIKTLITAGREAIAARQWERLAELNESLADLLFYLED